The Helicoverpa armigera isolate CAAS_96S chromosome 15, ASM3070526v1, whole genome shotgun sequence genomic interval TCTtgcttatttagtttttttgttttatgatggACCTCAAATTATCACCTTCCTCGTTTCACCATAAAAGGAACAAAATGTTACAAGTAATATTATCATTTCGCAGCCCCGAATTAGCATGTTAACCAGGATCCGATTCGATATATTAGcacattttatttcacatacaCCATGTTTGGTACAAAAATCATCTGACCATATCCAAATTGACAAAGTGGTTAGGTATTTACTATAGGAAATCGTTGACTTTTCTATAGAACGGGATTTATCTAGTCTGACTCGTAAGTATGGCTGGTAAGGATTGACACTACAACGCAAATTTTCTAAGGGCATGCTCACTTAGAATGTGTTAGCGTGGTTACCTCATGGGTCAACTGCATACTCAGTTaactatgtttttttataagtatgttGATGTCTCGAACTGTGCTTGCATATATCcttcaatttattatgttcacaAGGACACACGTTTTTAGTTTTAATCACCTGCCCTGCCTGCACAGCAGCCCTGCTCATTAAAATTTTCctttacctattatttttattcttgcaAGTTCACTTTACATGGATAACTTACTTATTGGTGGTCTACATAACACATTAATAAACGACACacttgtatttgtactttaTTTCCAATTCATTTGTGTACAATAGTTTTTTTGACATTACTGGaatgtgaatattttacattataagAGGTGAATGATATGCATTTTGAGGTGAACTGCTTATGTTGGCGGTTTGACATCAGTGGCTTGATACAAAGAATTGATGGCTATGTCTGAAGCAACAAATGCCATGGACTTAGCGAGTGTGGCCAAAGACAAAGTGTCCATAACAATTCTATTCGCGACATGGTTCAAATTAGCTCCATGTGACTGAGCGGTATATTTCAAAGCTAGTTTGATGACTCGCTCACAAGCTAAAGATTTTGAAGTCGCACTCTTCGCTTGTTTCCCAGCCTGCTGTGCAGCGGTCTTCGCTAAATTCATCATTAAATCCTGATGATTCGACATACCATTTTTCGCATACCTCACAGACATTTGAACTTCAATAGAAGCAGTCAAAGCTCGTCTAAGAGCAACAACGCTAGCTGCAGTCAGATATGCCACATCACCGGCGTATAAAATAGCCTTTTTGGCTTTCACTTCGAGTCTCTCCAGTTTTTGCTTAGTTCTCTTGTCGTTACTAACTTCGTCTTCAAATTCCGGTTGATCTATTTCTATGTCAGCAACAACATCAGGGTTAATTGGTTTGTAAACGGTTTCTTTCGTATCTGCCCAGTCATCAGTGAGTCCCGGTGCACTTGGTTCTTGAGTATCCAAAGTTTGTGCCTCTTTGACATAATGAGTCCCATTAACAGTTTGCTCCAACATTATTGGTACCGTCTCATTATTGTCTTGTGCTCCATTTTCTAGGTCTAACACGGTTTGATTCAAAAAGCCTTTTGTAGGAGCTGAAGATTCTTTTTTGGTATTTATAACATGCACAGCTTTCTTTTCAGACCTAGAAATAACCGAGAACGGTGACGGAAAATCATTTGAGGGTGGAGATGTAATATTATGATTAGTCTTATTGAGGATTGCATCATAAACAGTTACTGGAGGAGCGGGTGATGTCGTCATTAACGCGTTTTCATTTCCTTTTGAAATAGATCTCTTCTTTCTTAGAGATAAATCTACAGACTGTTTCTTAGAAAGTGCTGCTGCATATGTAGTATCTTTTAACGCTGAAACAATGGACACCTCAGCTGCTATTTGCGCTAAGCCATAAACCAATCGATGAAGTTCGGGCTCAGTAGAAGCTCTCGTGATGGTGAGTATATGTCCAGAAAGTGTTCTTGAGATATAATCCAATATGCGTCTGGTTTCAATTGCTGTTATACCTTTATTTTTCCCTGGAGCTTCTAAGGCCTCTCTAGTAATCCTGGTTATTTTATCTTgaatttctaattttgataaaatagcGGAAACCATATCTTTTGATATCTGGTAAAGATTATCATCCATTTCTGGGTTTTGAGTAACgttttttgttgcttttaaAATAGCATTATCTAAGTGTTTCAAGGCATTATGAGGAGAGGTCAACAAAAATCTTTCGTTTATGTTTTTAGAACTGCTCACCATTTTTTCTTTGAAGTCGTGCACAGGAGATATTCCCCCGTACGACCCGGGAAcctagaatattatttatttttaatacataactttttatctaaaactaattGTTACAAAGTGTAGCAACTTACAAATAGTAGTATAACCACAGCCCAAAATCTAAACAAAGCCATTATTCTTAATTCCTCCACTGCTAGGATCGAACTAAACCCCAATTTAACACTTTCAGAATTAAAGGACTTTATCGCTGTTACTTTATTggtttgttaattttataacttttagatTGGCTTGAGGTAATTGGAtgactacacaaaataaaacaaggaGGTACCTTAGAAATAACATGTTATCCTGCAAAAGAATTGAACATGGTTATCCTTCTTTTGCTGTGTTGTATTTTTCTGTATACGAAGAGGGGCCTATACACCAAGTTACTACTTGCTGCCTCTTCAATCATTTCCTTATTTTCGTCATTCGCATTATCATCAATATCATCTTCAATTACATTTCTCTTGAATTCTGTCTCTTTAACTACATCGTCACTTGTTTTTACGTTGTCTTCTAACGTTGGCATATTTGAAATATTCAGATCGTCTTGTTGTAAAATACTGAAAGATGATACAATGCCAAAGATGGCCACGGTTAAGGCGACtgaaattattatcattgtgCAAACAAAGATTATAAATGAATTCATGAGGAAGAAATGCATTTTATAACCAATATACCAATTATTGCCTTcatgatgataatattaattaacttagCAACCCTTAGGTCCATTACCATATCTATGCGAAATTACAGAAGTACGTACTATTGGAGTaacaagaatttaaataaaatacagacagTTGTTCTTAACTAATCTTTATTACTAGACACTAAATAAAGATGCACAAAACATCATGATTATGTACATTTGTAACCAAAAAGCTTGTTTAATATCTTTAACGATATAAAGATACAACTTTACATAACTTATGAGATAACGTTATTCCGGTGTGGTTGCGAGTCAGCGGGTACCGTGTTGAAGTGGGTTGTTCAGCCGAGGTATGCGGGGAGCACCCTGATGCGGCTGCGGCCCTCGAGCTGTGAGGTTTCACCGAAGGGCGACACGTCGACATCATTGCTAGCGGGGAGCAGGTCGCTCTCCTGGCCGGCGAGGTCACGGCGGACTCTTGCCACGTGCTCAGATGCACCAGCAGCCTTTCCCGAAGCACCAGACTCCGCAGCGTTTTTTCCTATAACTGATGGTGTTTGCTCGGCTTTTTGGGGGATGTGCTGGATCACATCCTGATCGGCGGGCGCGCACACGCAGAGCGCCAGCAGCGCCAACGACGCGACGATAAACAGTGTTGAATGCATTGCTGATAGATCCTATCTTGGTCTCGATTTAACTGGTAACCGAACTGTGCCTTCGATGATCTCGGAGCACCTTATATGTGAATCTATTGCTGACAGTAATGattaagttttattgaaatcgTACACTTAGATAATGCgcgttattatttttagaacagtACTGACGCACGATCATACAATACAGGCTCTGAAAACAGACGTTAGTGATCCTTTCATTATGAGCCTTGACTATGGGCAACACGCTAACGAGATGCCAAACGCTGCTGATAACTGATAAGAATAAAGagcaacaaaacaatttaacacCTTTGCAGCCGTAACACAAGATATTTGCGTTTCAAATGTCTAAAAATGTACAATGGAACAACAAACATGGATATCTGCAAAATTTTTGtagatacattttatataatagcTGAAATGTGAAGTCAGAATGTTGATAACAGCAGGTAATTAGCAGCAGACTTACATGTTTTCAGCACATTTGTAACCACAACAATAACAAGGGCAGTACAATTTCATGGGCACCAATTTATGTTTCCACCAAGCAAGTCTTGCAGATATTCTTAGATTGTATGAGGGAGAATGTTTTATGTATTGGTATCATCTAGTTCGTAGACAGATAGACACTAAAAGAGACACGTAGACAGGTAAATAAACTATAGGTGTAATTCAATGGACGTTTGAGTCAGTTACATTACCTATAGCCACATCGAAACTCCTATGTTTAGGAACTTATTCCTCCCATCCCACTTCAGTAAGCTAAggcttttcaaaatattatcgtGAACGGCGATCGCAGTCCCGACTACAACACACCGATCTCTACATAATTCTATACTCAAGTTGGGCCTAAATCAGTTTACAGGTTCTTTTAAGTTTTGTCAAAAAGGTCCTGCAGTTTATGGTATCGAACCCCCGGGCCTGAAAGAGCATTTTATGATGTCGCTTCATACTTTGTATGAAGTAGTTAtcgggtatgatttaagctgtcaccaatttaattcattttgtgtttcttaaataatagggtttgccctcaaaatagtagatttgtcaccaaaatgtatcaccaaacaatataaaatcaattccacaataaattaccgaaaatcatggagatatggggtcaagtaccaaataaatggttttgtatgtattataataggtttgtcctaatagtatttaggcaaactaatttaaagagatcaccaataaatcatatattatatcactagaaaatttcatgaattgtattaaaatgtagggtggtcgtcatcatcctttcaaccaaaagagtctactacttcactggccatgtgcctcccccaagggtcttaatttccacaggtagtataaatatatttaaattaaatttctagctgaatagtaaataaaacacttaattaaagtcaaaataagcatcgtatgatcgtacctacaaccaacctacaacccattcgttgaggccgaaagcgcgccaatttgtcttccttcccttcctcttccctttgaaaatattttcattaaaattataaactgatgtattaaattggtaacgaatacattattttaataactgaacataataaaatgtaaatactgtattggtgacaaaataacaaataaaaagcagtcgcagtcagggatcgattaatcgatttatttggtgacagatctaccattttgagcaccaagctattatttaagtaataaaactattattataagaacgaagtttatattcatgtaatgcactacaattttattggtgatccatctcatattttatacattatattgacaataatttggtaattcatacatgggaacactctttgtttatctgagaacgaaaatatttcgcggcgataaatctatttattaggtgatacaacttgatgacaaaaatacattttggtgacaaaaaatatagttcccgtAGTTATCTAGTAGCAGGTAGATGTACTATGAGCTGTTTCTAGCTTTTTTCCCAGACTATCTAGATGCAAAGTTCTTTTCGATAACCCTTGGTAATATGTATTACAGTTTGTTAAGCAGTTCAACATGTCGATTTGTTAAAGTTTGTATGCAGGTATGAAATGATTCTGCTTAGAACTCAATGCAAAGGTTTAGATTACTGTCACCAAAAGACATGGTTTCTTAATGCTATTgtgttatattattaacttagatACCCTTTAATGTAACTTACCTAGTTGAGGAGTTAACGTGAATGAAAAACAAGTTAAGGCTTGTAAATAATAAACGTTCAACTATATACTTCATAATTAGACTAAGAGGAAACGTAccacaaacatacattttgtaaacaaacgcTCGTGTTTACGGAACTGCGGACTAGCTGCTTATGATTGATGATTCAAGTCAACTTCATAGAATTTAAACCTTATCGTGATTCATGGGATTATCAGAATTCATGATCTGTAACAAATATTCAGCATTATGCAATATAACTACTTACTGACAGCCTTACTCATCAATAAACGGAAGGATGCGACTGTCACGTTACAAAATGCGTTTTTTACTCTCAAATTACTAAAGCAAACGAAGTGTTTGTCATAATTTTTCAATATAGTGCACAACAATGGGTATTCATGGTCATTATGTTATTGAGAATATTTGCTTTACCAATTATTATCAAAACCGTTCGCGTCAATGATGTCCAATTCTGGATAATTTTTGTTTAGCACCATCTCATTACTGGTATAAAAACTAAATGCACGCCGGAGAATCATAAACACAAGTCAGCATCGGAAGACGGCTAACGTATACAAGTTTTTGGGAATAATTCCCATATCATCGCGGAGAAGTTACTTAGAAGCATCCAAGACCATGGCTTCAACTTTGATTGTCCTTCTCTCGCTGGCGCTGCTCGGATGCGCCTACTCAGCTCCTACAACTGCAGAACAGCCTGCTGAGACCACCACAGCGGCTGACCAAGGTGATGAAGATGTTTCTGTTCTAACTGTTCTTGAAGTGGTCGACGCGATACCGGCTGTTGTGGAGATCGTAGATGTTCCTACTACTCCTGAGCCTGAAACTACTGAGCCTATCCACAAGGTGGCGAAGAGGTCTGCTCTCCGTGGAGACAACCCCAGCAACGATCTGCTGGCCAACTACGACGGTCTTCTGTTCGACAACGGGCAGGCGGGACTGGATGGCCGCAGGATCAAGTTCCTCCCCACTTGGGTAGGCTAAACTTCAACTAAAGATGTCGTGTAATTACCAAAGTTGTGATACCTACCACTTAAGTGCATACTTCAAAACGGATAATTGAGATTAAATTGTATTGTTCtatgttttaagaaataaatgatatatttttgtatttacatataaagTTGTCTCTTTGAAACGCCCtccatatatttataattaagaatttcagcCATTGTTTGTACCAACCATGTAGGTAGGTGCCTGCTATGGACAAAAGTAGTGAATTGGTCTTTTCAACCACTGCCACCCCTAATTTAAGCCAAGCTTCACACAAGAATGGCTGGTCACACTAAGATAAAACCTGGCAGTAATATGGTTGATACATCAGAAAAATAAACAGGTTCTTTTATCTAAGTGCGAGAAGAAGTTTAGCGGGAGCaaaccactggcggaagctagtattaaaaataaagtgccTATGTAGATCTTGTATCAAGGCTTACTTTGGGTACATTTCATACcaatgatgaaatatttaatgaacAGTCTTTCGCAATAACCGTGTGATATAGATATAGGTGATAGGTAAATTGGTAAATTGATGATTATCTATGtagagttataaaataaaataacatagcgCCAAAAGTCAAAGGCGTATTCCTGATTTAGACATACTAACACTTACTAGACATACTACCACTTCTATAGTTATCTTGTACAGTGTTCAAACTTGACAATTTGCACCCGAAATAGAAGAACTCGAATAACATTGCTCTAGAGTAGAAAATCAAGATTAAGAAGATGCCTTGGCGGATAGTTTCTTAGCAGTTTCttaagcacctgtaataggtctatatgaaaaataaaaaacctttgaTTTAGAGATAGCAGAGCCGCGCTGCTATTTCCTCGGCTATTTCTTCGCCGGCGCCAGTGTGCTCCGCACACTTCGCACGCAGGTGCAGATAGGCCGATCtgaatattattaacataagtTCTCCGatttatgtaaattgttttaaaagccGTGAGTGCTAGCTGTAGCATGTTATCACCTTTTTGAACAGTAGGAATATCCTGGTATGCTTTAAAATATAGGGCAGACTGTTTCTTAATTGTCTGCACATGCATGGTAAATACAATTAACTGCATTGTTCAATTGTAAATTGAAGATAAAAGAGTAGAGAAAATTGATTATAAAagagtagtttttattttctgcaaacacggataatattataaagttttatggTGTTTATCgtataatacctacttttgGACCCTGATCTGTCTTATTTTCCAAAAGATTTTCAACCTtttcacaatagtggaaggttaatgttcaaATGATAAAATTTGGCAAGCTCAGGTAGGTTGATCTGCTGGCGTCCATGCTATCATTTATGGTGTATGCTGTTACTGGGTGCACTATTTAACACATTAAAAGAAGGAAACAAATCTTAGTTGctaaaacagtttattttatatcacaATAAACTTatcaaataggtaggtacaacacAAAACTTATTGGTCGAAGAGCAATCTGTCCAATGCTTTACATAAAGATGACTACACTATTTTCCCATATCTTACTCCCATTACGGGGAGTTGCTATTCATCCGAATGGTCCTCGACAACTTCCAAGATACTGTTAGACGGCAGCACAGGTACAAGAGGAACATCAGCGTCTTCCCTGAACAGGTACAAATGATAGGGACTGTAGTCCATGTAGTCGTTGCCAATACGAATTTCCACCGTAGTCTTCAGGATCTCTGGGTGCAAATGCAGTCCATCCAAACTTCGTCCAGTACAAAACGCCAATAGAACAGAAAGTATGAACAATATGAAGAGATTAGCCATCCCCAACTGATTCCTGACAATGGCTTTGGAAACTAGAGTaacgtttattttatatatggTGGTACTCTATTGATATATGGACGTGTTAATTTATAATTCTATACGGAGAGCAAACTCACGTGTTTCACACGAAGGCAAATGTTTACTCATCCTATGGTGCAGTTGTAAAATCGGGAGGTAAATAGCATGATGAAACTTATtgaaaatacttacctaaaaataaataattgtgaaaTGCAAATAGAACATCTGTTTAATGAGTTAAAGCATTTCGTTGATTACCAGCGAAGGAGAAGGAGGCGATATCTGACTTTATCAAGATCGACCGCTTTACGACTTGGAACACAAAGCCTGTTTCTTTGAAAACCAATGTCATTTACTGATAAACAgttatatttttccaataaaGAAATCTTCGACATACTGCATACTGTCATGTCTACATATTTACCCAGCAAACCTTTCAGCCTGATTAATATTGCTCCATACTTACAGATGTCATCcacatagtaataaaaaaagctttcaaGCTGCCTTTCGTTAAACCGATCTCAGCGAGAAATGGTGTGAAGTGACTTCTTTGACTTAACAGTCGCTTGTTTATCTTCCAACAAAAATGAAGTTACTCGCTATCCTTATTTTAACAACGTTATTAGCAATTTCAAGCAGCAAACCAGGAAAGAAACTCGTACCATCTGTGGCTATAGACTGCCCTCTGATACCAATCACAAAACATTCCCAGACAATACTGTTTGATGTTGACGTTAATTCTGACCCAAGTATAAGAACGTGCATTCTGAAAAGTGTTTCTGAACAATCTGTACTGATTTTAACTGACTATGATAGACGCCCCGAAGTGAATTTCACAAATAAGCGAATAATGACAAACGAATTTCCTAACGTGATTATAACGACTGGCCATTTATCTTTCAAGGCAGTACGGTGCAACAAGAGCCCTTTGCtggaattatttatgaaatctaATTGGTCCTGGCTATACATCATCGTAACTGGTGACAGCGTGTTCTCGTGCAAGAATGGCACCATGACATCAAAGCATTTCCGATTGTTAGAAAAGTTTATGAACACAATATGGCACCGGTTTGAAGTCATGCGAGTTGGGCTAGCATTCCCTATAGCTTGTAAACAGAAAATGATCATCTATCACAGGAAGAGACCATCCACTCAAAAATTATATGATAGGtctataaagttaattaatgcTACCAGTTATAAAGACTTACTTGCAGCTATAAATTACAGCGGCACAGGCTTATGTGCACACTATCCCATAAAGGCAAATATATTTGAAAGATATCCTACGTCTATAACACAGTGTAAAAATTTACATTACTACGACATACATTTCAACTTAAACCTTACTTTTGGATACTGTGGCTTGGACGGAATGGTTATGCACGACTTGCTTACACattttagatttaatttgtCCTCTCCTAAAAATGAAGATTGTAACATTTACGGCTTTGCTATTCCTGGGAATATAAGTGGGAGTCTGGGTTGCATAGTTCGCCATTGCGAACCAGCTCATTAGCTGGATTTGTCTTTCAATTCAAGGTTTATGACTCTGTACTCGGATGAGCACATTTACTACCTGCATTATATAACTACTGACAAGCTGTGTGCTCTGGTGAGGAAGACTGGTGTTGTACCACTTTGGCACGGCCCGTACAATGTATTCAGACCTCCGTTGTGGTTTATAATCATGGGAGTGTTAGTATTAATAAGTGGTATCATGTGGGTGTATGCCATCATCAACAGAACAATTACCGGCCAAAAAGTGATGGCATACTGGTACTACCTGCTCAATGCTGTAATGACGACAATGATTGGATGCTCACCTATGAAGAATAGATCTATGATCATAATAAGGAGCGCATGTTTAAGTGGTTCCATATTATTTTTGGCTGTTTATCAGGTAAATCCATGTTTGGCAGGTATAAAGTACTGGATCCATTTCGTGACTTAATAATTCGAAATAAAATCGAGTTGTTTGAATGTTGTATCCTTACAGGGTCACACAAGTCGAGTCTATACAACGCTGAAACATTTCGAAAGAATAAGTACCTTGGATGATCTCTACGCATTTGGCGCCATCTTATATACGACTCCCGGAATGCGACAATTCACTAGACAGTTGCAACGTCCAGGAAACAAGCTGGAAGAAGACTTTTTTAATAGATCTCGTTTGATACTCAACGAAAGAATTGGTAAGGTGCTAAAATTGAAGCTGTTCCATCTTAAGACTGATATGACGTAGAAGTGTAGACAATTAAATCTTGATCAAAATTATACATAACTTTCTTAACTACAATTTAGTATTTCCTCGCAAAATTAAATAGTGTTAAGGCCAATAAGTACAACAAATACTAATCTTAATATTCAACCTACTGGCGCAGGAATTACTCTGGAAATCCCGAGGGCCACAACCCTGGACAGAAAATTAGACGCAGAGATGAAAATCCTTGAACACTTCTCCGATAGTGAAGGAAGACCACTTATCGATATAGTCGATGAATGTTTTAGGACTTATTTCTTGTCCTACATCACTCGATCgggtaaagatttttatttttgaaaacatttttttttgttgataaggTGTAGTAACTTTTGAATCCAGAGCTCAACAAATTCCAAACCCTTTACGGTCAAGTAAGACAACGTCATGAAAAACCAAGACCTAAAAATCTCACATCAAAAATCTGACCCAAATTGTTACCCCCTGTGGTTGGAAATACTTTTGTATGGGGTCCAGCATTGGAAAAAAGGAGACTGgtgattattttattcgtaatatTTTCAGGATTCCCGTTTTTCGAAGAGATACAAATATTCACACAACGTCTTCTAGAAGCTGGTCTACCAACGAAGTACTACAAATGGACTCAACAAATGCTGAATATCCCAACATCATTGCCGGAAATCCGTAGCGAACCGCGGCCTTtctctaaaataaaactgaaagacCAACGTGTGGCATTTTTCGTACTCTTTGCGGGGTCAGCTTTGTCTATTATTGTATTTGCAGTGGAAATATTTAAAGGTCCTCCGATTGAATTTTAGGACTCTCCCAAGTTTGAATTATAATGTATGTGTACCTACTCGCACTAATTTAACATAAGCATAGAAGTGACATCGTATATCTTAGACATAGTTTTGTCCTTTCAACGCACTCCATTATTGATATTGTGAAAAAACATGAAGTCACCTATaatttgaaactaaataattgatGTATGGTATGTGCTGcgataataaatataaatgtgtgCTAGGAAGGCAAGTTGTTCAATTCTTCTCCATCAACCTTCTCCATCCTGGCTTTCCGTCCAGCTTCCGACTGACCCTGATGATTAACcaagttataaaaatgttaactgATACCCCTCAGACTTTGATCTGAGTGATACCCAGAATATCTTGGCTTAGTCTTATACGAAACAACTCGTATCAGTAGTAGTATCAGTACCTACGTACACATCTCATTCTATTCCAGCCTGTcaatactagaaatataatctcgaattaataaattaatttatcagaCCCTataaggtcggcttccagcctaatcGAATTTACCTCAGTATCCAAATACCTACTACCGTGGAACCGAAACATAGGCCTGTGGCAGGTACATctacatacaactaaaagaaagtCGTATTTAAACAATATGAGCAGAAAAGCAAGCTGGGTTAAGGTCTACCTCAGCCACGCTAAACAATTCACAAGCTAAACTAGTAGGCACAATCAGTCATGAAAGTGGTCTCCCAGTTTTGAGAATACCTTATATTGACAAGGGTCACCTTCCTAACAGAAAGTAAGGGATATTAACCgttgcgggttgttcgaaagagataccgcggccctggtacataaaaggcctatgacggaacacggacggtttttagtcagtaagagtctggcactccctcaccgctgctaacccacagcgggaggggtcatttgatgattttggacgtcgttaaaaaaaaaaaagggatATCAACCGTCACCTCTTTTTAACCATAAGGCAGGTACACCACATTTTTAATCAtctgtacctaaatattatttgtaggtaagtaccttCCCTTCTCATGCCACTGCCGCGTGACTAAACTTATCATAAATCAATCCAAGCTGTGTATTATTGAAGCACCGTTCACAAAATTGTGATGGAATTATTTGCTGACAAAATGATGTTATCACTACGTTTACACAACTACACATcatcatcaataaataaatcttcatcGTTGATATTTTGTCAGCTTAACGGATTGACGGGTGAACTCATATCGTGATTTATGTCCATACTTAAATAAGTACTGTTGATAATTATCATAAACACGCTTCTATTTGGGAGTTTCTAGCACTCGTTAGTGAAAAATCGATCTAGAAGGATACTTGTGGTAATTTGACGGACAATGCACAGAATTAAGTGTTTTGTGTTCTTCGTTTGTATTGCAAGTTCAAGCTGTGAACCTAGCAATAAGCTCGTGCTGCCGGCAATGCTTCCAAATTGTCCGCTTCTACCAgttgaaaaatattc includes:
- the LOC110376362 gene encoding uncharacterized protein LOC110376362 isoform X2, with protein sequence MVSSSKNINERFLLTSPHNALKHLDNAILKATKNVTQNPEMDDNLYQISKDMVSAILSKLEIQDKITRITREALEAPGKNKGITAIETRRILDYISRTLSGHILTITRASTEPELHRLVYGLAQIAAEVSIVSALKDTTYAAALSKKQSVDLSLRKKRSISKGNENALMTTSPAPPVTVYDAILNKTNHNITSPPSNDFPSPFSVISRSEKKAVHVINTKKESSAPTKGFLNQTVLDLENGAQDNNETVPIMLEQTVNGTHYVKEAQTLDTQEPSAPGLTDDWADTKETVYKPINPDVVADIEIDQPEFEDEVSNDKRTKQKLERLEVKAKKAILYAGDVAYLTAASVVALRRALTASIEVQMSVRYAKNGMSNHQDLMMNLAKTAAQQAGKQAKSATSKSLACERVIKLALKYTAQSHGANLNHVANRIVMDTLSLATLAKSMAFVASDIAINSLYQATDVKPPT
- the LOC110382024 gene encoding LOW QUALITY PROTEIN: uncharacterized protein LOC110382024 (The sequence of the model RefSeq protein was modified relative to this genomic sequence to represent the inferred CDS: substituted 1 base at 1 genomic stop codon); translated protein: MTNEFPNVIITTGHLSFKAVRCNKSPLLELFMKSNWSWLYIIVTGDSVFSCKNGTMTSKHFRLLEKFMNTIWHRFEVMRVGLAFPIACKQKMIIYHRKRPSTQKLYDRSIKLINATSYKDLLAAINYSGTGLCAHYPIKANIFERYPTSITQCKNLHYYDIHFNLNLTFGYCGLDGMVMHDLLTHFRFNLSSPKNEDCNIYGFAIPGNISGSLGCIVRHCEPAHXLDLSFNSRFMTLYSDEHIYYLHYITTDKLCALVRKTGVVPLWHGPYNVFRPPLWFIIMGVLVLISGIMWVYAIINRTITGQKVMAYWYYLLNAVMTTMIGCSPMKNRSMIIIRSACLSGSILFLAVYQGHTSRVYTTLKHFERISTLDDLYAFGAILYTTPGMRQFTRQLQRPGNKLEEDFFNRSRLILNERIGAGITLEIPRATTLDRKLDAEMKILEHFSDSEGRPLIDIVDECFRTYFLSYITRSGFPFFEEIQIFTQRLLEAGLPTKYYKWTQQMLNIPTSLPEIRSEPRPFSKIKLKDQRVAFFVLFAGSALSIIVFAVEIFKGPPIEF
- the LOC110376362 gene encoding uncharacterized protein LOC110376362 isoform X1, encoding MALFRFWAVVILLFVPGSYGGISPVHDFKEKMVSSSKNINERFLLTSPHNALKHLDNAILKATKNVTQNPEMDDNLYQISKDMVSAILSKLEIQDKITRITREALEAPGKNKGITAIETRRILDYISRTLSGHILTITRASTEPELHRLVYGLAQIAAEVSIVSALKDTTYAAALSKKQSVDLSLRKKRSISKGNENALMTTSPAPPVTVYDAILNKTNHNITSPPSNDFPSPFSVISRSEKKAVHVINTKKESSAPTKGFLNQTVLDLENGAQDNNETVPIMLEQTVNGTHYVKEAQTLDTQEPSAPGLTDDWADTKETVYKPINPDVVADIEIDQPEFEDEVSNDKRTKQKLERLEVKAKKAILYAGDVAYLTAASVVALRRALTASIEVQMSVRYAKNGMSNHQDLMMNLAKTAAQQAGKQAKSATSKSLACERVIKLALKYTAQSHGANLNHVANRIVMDTLSLATLAKSMAFVASDIAINSLYQATDVKPPT